In Pseudomonas coleopterorum, the genomic window TGAAGCGGTAATGCGGAATTTCCTGGGCCAGCAGTCGACCGCCTGCACCGCCGGTGGCACCGCTGCCGAACGCCGACAGCAGGGCGCGAGGGTCCAGCGGGGCGGCGAACAAGGGCAGTTGCAGTGGCTTGCCGTCCAGCGTGCGATTGTTCCGCAAATTGCGCAGGCGCCCCTCGGCGGTGTCCCAGTGCTGCACCAGCTCGCGGTTCAGAGCTACGCGGAAGTATGGGCTGTCGACCTCCTGAACCAATGGATCGGCGGTGAAAGGCATCAATGCCAAGGGGGCATGGTTGAAGAAAATCAAAGTGATGCCGTCGTTGTCGTGCGCACTTTGTGCCAGCAACCGCGCTTCATCGTTCAATCGGGCTTCGAATGCTCGCAGCTTGCCATTCGCAGTGGTGGTGAGCTCTTCGAGCGTTACTGGATTCCAGCCGCTTACCAGTCGCTTGTCCGGACGTGGCCCCAACAGGTCCAAGGCACGCACATACCATAACTTCGCCTCGTTCAACGCATCCGGAGTCAGTTGTCGATAGGCGCTGTCACCGCGGTCCAGCAGATTCTTGATGAAGTGGTTGTACACGGCCTTGCGGTAATGGACGGGGTTATCGCTCGCGATCCCATCCGGATCCACTGGCGCCCGGGTCGAGCGTTCGCGGCTCATTACATCCACCAGTGGGCGAACGTTCCAGTAGTCCGGTCGACCGCTGCTGTCGCCACGTCGGCTTGGATCGAAGATGAAGCTGAGCCAGTAGTCAGCCTCGGTGAACTGCTGCTCGGTATTGAGCCGGTGACTGATAAGGAAGGGGAGGTGGAAGAACAATTCCCAGAAATACAGGCCGTTGGCACCCTTGAAGTCCATAGGTGGCTCGGGTGTATCCATTGAGAGCGACGGCTCAAGAAGATTCTGAGTCTCCCAGGAAAGCAGATTCTCCAGCGCGACACTGGCGCGGGCAATCAGGTTGCGAGCGAACAGCGTATTCATGCGGATTGGCTGTCGGGCAGCGATATTCTGGTCATTCATGGAAATGGAAGACGCTGTGAAGTCAATGAACTCAGCGATGCCTAGATTCGAATTCGTGCTTAACGAGATTTTTGGCGAAACCAGCGACGCATCGCGGCTATAGGTTTCCAGCTCAATCAAAGAGGCTTTGACGCAATGTCCAACGCTCGTGTATGTGGTTTCTTCCTGGTCTGTGATGTACACACCGTGAATAATAGTGAAGGCATTTGTGGAGCCCGCTGGCCAGTGTACCGACCACGAAGGCCGCAGCGTATCAGGGTTGATATCGACTTTGATCACCTGTGAGTGCTGCGAGGGCACCAGCGTGGTTAATTTGGGACCGACGCGCAGATTGAACTTCTCTTGAATGTTGGCAGGTGTCGGCGTGTCCATGGACGCGGGACGGGCAAGGAATTGCTGATAGTTGCGAACGTCTGTGGAGCGTTGTGTTTCGCTATTGACGAAGTGAGTGGCGCCGTCAGCGTAACGGTATATCGTGACTGTAATATTGCTGATGCTTGAGCCAGACAAAAGCCCTTTTATCACATTAAGGTTGACGAACTTTCCTGTCAGGTCTGCTCGTCCCTGACGGGGGGCGGTTTGGAAACCGCTTTCTGTTGTATTATCGACAATTAATGACTTTGTCAGGCTCGTACCCAGTAGCTTCAACCATCCAAAAAAATTATAATACAATACGCCGCCTGTGGCGGTCAGTACCGATCCACTGAGAAGTCTCGCATGTTCTTCGTTCTCGCCATTGGCGACATCGAAGATAAGTTTGATTACAAAGCTCTGGGTGCCAGTTGCCCGGAAGGTGAGCTCCGTAGCGCCCTTCGATTCGAACGCGGTCCCTACGTGGGTCGCTATCGTGACCTGGTTATGTACCGGGTCATAAGTGACTTCACGGCCTGCGCTGGTGTCTAGGATATCGCGCTGCCGATTGTCCTGGTTCCATCCATTGACCCCCGACGTTTCGGGGTGTGGAGAGGTCGTCTGAACCTGTTTTAGCCTGATCGCCGCGGCTGTGAGCGGGAATTGAAACCTGTGCTTGTTCACCTTCGCGAACAGAATGCCCGCTCGTAGCACCAGCGTGCGATTCGCCCCATCGTCATCTCCTCCGTCCACCAGACCACGCACCGGAAAGAGTTCACTGGTGTTGAAATTCTTATCGATTTTGATCGTTCGAAGAAGCTTGTACGTATCTGCCGATCCATCAGGATTTGTAGGGCCGGAAGTGTATCCGGCATACATGGCCAGCAGCAGAGCATCTGGCGTGGTCGAGGAGTCCGCGATGGCGATTGTATCGAGCGTCAGTTCACCATTTATATCCGTGATGGCTGCGCGATCCACTTCGACGTCCATATAACAATGCGGAGAGCTCCAGCTATCGTCATATTTTTTGTAGATAATGTTCAGCCTGAGTCTGGATACCACCTGTGGTTTGGCAAGCTTGCGATGTGCGTAGCGGCCGTCGGACTCGGGAGGCGCAGCATTGAGTTCGCCGCTGTCTGCACTGTCGGTGGCCTCGGTCAACTCCAGCCACGTCACGAACAGTCGATTGTTGAAAAATACGGGTCGGATAGTCTTCTCCAACGCGGCCTCGGAAACGGGCAAGTTAATGCTCTTCCAATCCGACCATGCGCCTGGGCTGGGATTGTCATGCTGAGGGCCTTCGTTACCTTGGGCAATGTAGCTTCGGTCGGCCATGTTGACCGAGCGCCAGTAATAGGCGCCCTCGGCGCGGGATTTACCAATGAAGTAGTAATGAGACTGGGCGAAATCGGTACCGGCAATGTAGCCGTTGACGATGGTCAGGTTGGCCACTTCCTCGAAACTGGCCAGGTAGGCTTTCACCGCATCCTGAGTCGTATCGATATTGATCCGGTTCTGGTTGATGTCGTTTTCCAGCTGCTGAAAGTAGCTGGACTTCTTCATGCGCAACGACGGATCGATATACAGCGACGGATACCAGGTCAGCTGCTGGTTAGCCGCCCAGATCGGATACTGGCTGTGAATGTCGCGCCATTTGCTGAGCATCTTTTCGGTGAATCGAACATCGTCATAGCCCGGCTCCATGCCCAGCAGGGCACCGTTGACGTACTGCTGTAGGCTGGCGATGGCGCTGGCCACCGGGCTGGTTTCCACCGCCTGGGTCACCTGGGTGTCGAGCAGCAGGTATTCGTAGAGGTCGTTCTCGGTGCGCAGTTTGTCAGTGAGCCCGAGTTCCTGCAGGGTGGTGTCGTTGGGCACCAGTTCGCCCAGGTAATAGGCGACGAGGGCGTCACGAAAGCTTTCGTTGAGGGTTGCTGCAATGGTCATGGAATGAATTCCTGTAGGGTGGTTCAAGGGGTGTGTTTGGGGTGCCTGTGAGGGCCTCTTCGCGGGCAGAGCCCCGCTCCCACAGGGGTCGAGGTGTTCCTCAAACCTTTGTGGGAGCGGGCTCTGCCCGCGAAGAGGTCTACCGATACCGAGGGGTCAAGTGCGCACGGCCGCCATGGCCGCCTGGCCAACCGCCTGCCAGTCGGCCTCGGGGCTGTCGGCGCTCAAGGCGCAGGCTTGCAGTAAGGTCGCGCCGTTGAGGCCGGTCTGCAGCGCGATACCTTGGGCACGGCGCAGCCAGTCCAGGTGGGCGACGGTTTTGGCGATGCCCTGGGGCAGCGTCGCGGTCAGTACGGCGACGTCATCGAGGTTCCAGCCCAGCAGGCTGGCGGCAGCCGTGTTGCATTGCTCGGCCTGGGCGGCCAGCTGGCGCTTGCCGGGGCGTTTGGAAACGGCGGTGTTGGCCAGCTCCAGATAACCCAGCAGGTCTTCCTCAGGTTGCCCGAGAGTGCTGAACAGATCGTCGTAGGCCTTGAGCAGGTGCAGAGTTTGCAGGGTGTGCGGCCACAGCCTTTCGGCGCCCAGCCACTGCGGGTTGGCCAGAAAAGTGCGCAAAGCGCGCTCGCCGGTCTTCGCCCAGACGATGGCACCGGCTGCGCAACTGATGTGTTGCAGGTGCTGCAGGATGGCGTCGATGTGCGTCTGCACTGGTTCGCCGTCGGCAGGCCAGGCCTCGACCATTCGGTACAGCAGCGCTTGCGGCGTCACTTGGGTCCAGTGGCCGGCCAGCAGTGCCTGCGCGGGCAGCAGGCCAGTGTGCTCTTGCAGGAAGCCTTCGATCAGGCGTTGCTGACGGGTGAGGTTGTCCATCAGCCAGTCGGCCAGGCGAGCTGCGGTCGGTGCGACGGCATCGGCGGCCAGGGGCAAGGTTGAACACAGCGCTTGCGCTCGGCCCAGCAACTGGGCGTGATCGCTGTCAGGCGATGTGAACGCAAGGGAGGTGACGAAGCCACTGCTGCTGATCAGCGTCTTGCCTCGTAGGTGGGCGTACCAATCGATCACGGTGCCATCGGCTTGGGTGGGCAGATTCAGTTTGCCCACCTCCGTAGCGGTTATAGCCTGGGCGAACGCGTCGGCGGCCAGTTGCTGCAGCCTGTCCAGCAGTGCAGTCGTGGTCATGGTAGTGCCAGTGGAGTCGAGCAGCGCGCGCAGTGCCGCTACCGTCAGCTTGTGCGACGTGAGCCAGCGTACAGTCCAGTCCATGCGCATCAGTACATCCAGAACGTCTACGCCAGGGGCAGCGTCGCGCGACAGCATTTGTCCCTTGGCCACCAGGCGTCGGAACTCAGCGCCACCCAGTAGCGCCAGCAACCATTGGCTGTCCTCGACGGTGAGGGCGAACAGGCGTGCGATTCGTGCCTGCCGATACAGCGAGGAAACGAACGCCAGGCTGCGTGTTGGCGTACCGACGTAAGCCGAAGTATCTGCAACGAGACGGCCCAATGCGTCAGCACCACCCGACAAGGCCAGCGCAGTGCACAGTTGATGCACGGTTTGCTGTGTGGCCCTGTCGGCGGTATCAAGCCTCAAAGGCTGCTGGTCCAGCACCAGCGGAGCATCGAACAGGACCGGCGTATTGAACACCTGATCGAACATGGCTGGCTTGCCATCGCAAGCGTAGGGATTGACCTCGCATACCAGCGCCGCAAGCTCCCGTGCGGTCAGGTCGTAGTGGCGATTGAAGTAGCGGTAGGCACCGAGCAATCGCAGTGTGTTTGCATTGAGCTGCAAGCCGGCGTTGTCACCTTCGCTGCGCATGCCTGCCACGATCAGGTTGTCCAGTTCGGGGAACGGCATACGGGTCAAGCGCTGGAGGCGAATCATGCGTTGCAGGCGGTCGAGTCTGTCGGGGGAGAGATTACGAATGCGCGCCGGAGGGCCCTGCTCGATACTCATGCTGTTTTTATAAATGTCATCCAGACTCGGCAGGTTGTTATCCAGCCCGCCAGAGCCATTGACGTAGCGTGCGCCGGCGTCCATGGGCTTGGGTGCAGGGTTGGCGGGGTTCGCGCTGGTGATGATGTAGTGCAGGCGCGGGCAGTTGACCGATACCTTGGGTGCCGCCGATCCCAAGGCCAGCGCCTGTTCGATGTCATCGGCGTCCAGGCCGGTGTGGTTCATGAAGACGGTCAAGGTTGCCGACGACAGCCGTTGGCTGGAGTGCTCTTGCACGCCCAAGTGCGTTTGCAAGTAACGTTTTTGCCGGTCGCTGAAGAGCCAGTTCGAGGCGTGCAGCTCCACTTCCAGACGCTGCAACACTTTATGCTCGTGACCATAGACGTCGAACACCAACGTGGCTGAATGATCACTGCTCAGGTCCACGTCCGGATTGTCTTCAGGCTTCATGACGACCGCCAGGCATCTGGCATATGAGCTGACGCCGGTGGTGGGTGCATTGATCGAACGGGCCTGCGGTTCGGTGCGCCTGAAGAAGTGCGTGTAAGCCCGGACCTTTACGGTTTTTTCGCCTTCGCTTCCGCTCAGCTTGACGGTGATCAAGGTGTCAGTGTCATCGGCGGCTGCAGCACTCGTCGTGGCTACGGGGGTGCAATCGATCACTGAAGGCTGGGCTTGGAGCAGCACGTAGGTCGTCTGGGTACTCCAGACTATCGCCTCGCTGTACGAAGGAGAGACCCAAGGCTGGTTGGACGTCGAAAGGTCAGTCAGATTGATATCGAAACTCGGAAACTGCGCGGGTCCAAGCAATAACTGCTGATGGGAAGGACTGACTTGGCTCAGCAGGCACAGCGCGTCGTTGGAGCCATAGGCAGCTTCACTCAGGCCGGGCGTATGCGTGCTGATGTGATAATTGATCTCGCCCAGGCGTGGCTTTTCACCACTCAACGCCAGACTCACCTGCTGATGCGCAAAGTGATACGGGAAGACGAACGGATGTTTCTTCTAGGCCAGCAGTTGCTGCACCGGCCGCACATCACCTTTTTCGGTTTGATACCGGTCGATGCCATGGGTCAGCACGTCGTTGACCAGGTCCAGCATGGGGCGGCTCTGGTAGGTGCTTTGCTCGTCGATCACCAGTTTGTCCAGATCGGGACGACGCACGGCCAGAGGGATACGCTTGGGCGATGTGGAAGCGCCTTCGATTTCATGGGCAGCGAAGCGGCGCAGCGACCTCAGGTAGGCCACTGGACCGTCCATGGCTTCGATGGCGCCGACCTTGCAGAACTGGTCCCAGTTTTCCTTGAACAGGTTGGGGTAGCTGGGGCCGATGTCGACCAAAGCGCGGACGCCAGCCTGCGGGGCGATCGATGGCAGGTCGCGGCCTGACGACACGCTCTCCTCGCGATAGGAGCGGGCGATCTGAGTGGCGTAGCACAGGGCATTGTCGTAGGCCATTTCACCGTCGGCGTCGCTCAGGGTGCGCACCTGGCCGGCGAAGGCTTTCTTAGGTTGACGGATGATGTCGAACACCGAGCTGTAGCCCAGCTTCGGCATGGCCTCGGCGAAGCTGAGTCGGCCATCCAGAGCACGGGTTTGCGGGGTGGCGGGCACCAGGTTTTCGAACAGTGGGTTGTAGACAGGCTCGGGTTGTGCCGGCAGATCGATTTCGGGGGTCAGGTCTTCGTCGTTGTCGAAGATCGGGTCGGGCAGTTCAGGCGTGTTCACGGTTCGCACTCGTTCAGGGAAATCACAGCCCGACGTTTTACGGTGCGCGGGTACCGGGCGGTATCCGTAGAAGTGATAGGTAGGCAAGGCTTCCAGGTGCGTGTAAGGCGGGGGAGGAGGCGGCAAGCGGCCCCGTCCGGGGCCGCTTGCCGCGATCATTACGCTGCCTTCAGGCTGACCTTGCGATGATTGACCACGCGGGCGGCCTTGGAAAAAAGGCTTGTGACCTGGCGATTGACCTGCCTCTTGAACAACCCGGTGGTTGTGTTTTCAACCTTAACGATGCTTGGGGCGTTCAGCAGACTTTGATAGTGAATACCCCATTGTCGGGTTGCACGG contains:
- a CDS encoding neuraminidase-like domain-containing protein, producing MTIAATLNESFRDALVAYYLGELVPNDTTLQELGLTDKLRTENDLYEYLLLDTQVTQAVETSPVASAIASLQQYVNGALLGMEPGYDDVRFTEKMLSKWRDIHSQYPIWAANQQLTWYPSLYIDPSLRMKKSSYFQQLENDINQNRINIDTTQDAVKAYLASFEEVANLTIVNGYIAGTDFAQSHYYFIGKSRAEGAYYWRSVNMADRSYIAQGNEGPQHDNPSPGAWSDWKSINLPVSEAALEKTIRPVFFNNRLFVTWLELTEATDSADSGELNAAPPESDGRYAHRKLAKPQVVSRLRLNIIYKKYDDSWSSPHCYMDVEVDRAAITDINGELTLDTIAIADSSTTPDALLLAMYAGYTSGPTNPDGSADTYKLLRTIKIDKNFNTSELFPVRGLVDGGDDDGANRTLVLRAGILFAKVNKHRFQFPLTAAAIRLKQVQTTSPHPETSGVNGWNQDNRQRDILDTSAGREVTYDPVHNQVTIATHVGTAFESKGATELTFRATGTQSFVIKLIFDVANGENEEHARLLSGSVLTATGGVLYYNFFGWLKLLGTSLTKSLIVDNTTESGFQTAPRQGRADLTGKFVNLNVIKGLLSGSSISNITVTIYRYADGATHFVNSETQRSTDVRNYQQFLARPASMDTPTPANIQEKFNLRVGPKLTTLVPSQHSQVIKVDINPDTLRPSWSVHWPAGSTNAFTIIHGVYITDQEETTYTSVGHCVKASLIELETYSRDASLVSPKISLSTNSNLGIAEFIDFTASSISMNDQNIAARQPIRMNTLFARNLIARASVALENLLSWETQNLLEPSLSMDTPEPPMDFKGANGLYFWELFFHLPFLISHRLNTEQQFTEADYWLSFIFDPSRRGDSSGRPDYWNVRPLVDVMSRERSTRAPVDPDGIASDNPVHYRKAVYNHFIKNLLDRGDSAYRQLTPDALNEAKLWYVRALDLLGPRPDKRLVSGWNPVTLEELTTTANGKLRAFEARLNDEARLLAQSAHDNDGITLIFFNHAPLALMPFTADPLVQEVDSPYFRVALNRELVQHWDTAEGRLRNLRNNRTLDGKPLQLPLFAAPLDPRALLSAFGSGATGGAGGRLLAQEIPHYRFSVMHNRASAAVENLIQFGSTLLSLLERKDSAHLQEMQQQQAWDMAKQAIVLQQLVQAVEAEGRKALLANRTIAESRLAYYGKLADEVVSAGEISAGALHLQGRVAEGVGAVSEAIGEGLKVPPNQVGAVGGVIAGMAGGAIVGATTGGWRLEGVPGIAAAISKGVAASLHGAAEALDRTEQYRRRHQEWMHAEEQAQREIDQIDAQLAVHDEQAKVTAEQLRQTELMVDQAATTYQFLSKRFTNAQLYQWLNGQFATFYYQAYDTTLSLCLAAEACWQYEIADLKTRFIQPGAWKDSYRGLTAGESLKLNLMKMEAAYLQRNARQLEITKTVSVRRLLEAEDKPWTTMVADLGKTGGLEIKLEQGLFDNDYPGQYLRRIKRVSVTLPAVLGPYEDVAAVLTQTYSKVEMNETVGVNTWENMRASQQIALSSGVDDDGMFTLNFDDERYLPFEGTGAVSSWNLRFTRHTPELLASLSDVIVQVSYTAKSA
- a CDS encoding Tc toxin subunit A; translation: MNTPELPDPIFDNDEDLTPEIDLPAQPEPVYNPLFENLVPATPQTRALDGRLSFAEAMPKLGYSSVFDIIRQPKKAFAGQVRTLSDADGEMAYDNALCYATQIARSYREESVSSGRDLPSIAPQAGVRALVDIGPSYPNLFKENWDQFCKVGAIEAMDGPVAYLRSLRRFAAHEIEGASTSPKRIPLAVRRPDLDKLVIDEQSTYQSRPMLDLVNDVLTHGIDRYQTEKGDVRPVQQLLA